Sequence from the Nocardioides exalbidus genome:
CGGATGCCGGCCATGTGGACGCGGAGGTAGTTGGTCTGGGTGTCGTACGCCGGACCCCACACCTCGCGCAGGAGCTCGGCCTGGCGGACCAGGCGGCCGCGGCGCCGGGCGAGCACCTCGACGATGCGCCACTCGGTCGGGGTCAGGTGCACCTCCGACCCGTCGCGCCACGCGCGGGAGTCGGTGAGGTCGAGGCGCAGGCCGTCGACCTCGACGACCAGGTCGGGCTCCTCACGGCCGGTCCGGCGCGTGGTCACCCGGATCCGGGCGAGCAGCTCCTCGATCGAGAAGGGCTTGGTGATGTAGTCGTCGGCGCCGAGGTCGAGCGCCTCCACCTTGTCGTCGGACTCGGTGCGTGCGGACACCACGATCACCGGCACCTGCGTGAACGACCTGAGCTGCGCGAGCACCGAGACGCCGTCGAGGTCGGGCAGCCCGAGGTCGAGCAGCACCACGTCGGGCATCCGCTCGTCGACGACCTGGAGGGCCGACCGGCCGTCACCGGCGGTCTCGACCTCGTAGTCGCGCGCGCGGAGGTTGATCGTCAGCGTGCGGCGCATCGCCGGGTCGTCGTCGACCACCAGGACGAAGGTCACGGTGCACCCTCCAGCTCGAGCACGAACGTCAGCCCGCCGCCGGGCGTCTCCTCGGTCGCGATCGTGCCACCCATCGCCTCGGTCAGGCCCCTCGCCACGGCGAGCCCGAGCCCGACGCCGTCCTTCTCCGGCACGTCGCCGAACCGCTGGAAGGGCGCGAACAGCCGGTCGCGGTCCTGGTCGGCGACACCGGGGCCCGAGTCCGCGATGCGTACGACGACCCGCTGGCCGTCGGCGGCCGCGTCGACGCGGACGTCGGCGGCGGCGGGCGTGTACTTGAGGGCGTTCTCGCAGATGTTGGCGAGCACCCGGTCGAGCAGGCCCGCGTCGGCCATGACGAGCAGCCCGGCGTCGACGTCGACCTCGATGCGCGAGCCGCCGTCGAGCGGCGCGAGGCTGGTGCGGACGGCGTCCGCGAGCCCGACCTCGCGCAGCACCACGCTGACGGAGCCGGTGCTGATCCGGCTCATGTCGAGCAGGTTGCCCACCAGGGCGATGAGCCGGTCGGTGGACTCCTCGATGGTCTCCAGCAGCCCGTCGCGGTCCTCGTCGGACCACGCCACGTCGGTGCTGCGCAGGCTGTCGACCGACACCTTCACCGCGGCGAGCGGGTTGCGCAGGTCGTGGGAGACCGCCTGGAGGAGCGCGGTGCGGGTACGGTCGACCTCGGTCAGCCGGAGCCGCTCGACCTCGGCGAGCGTCGCGAGCCGCCGGTCGTCCATCACCTTGGCGTAGGCGGCGTACGCGTTGAGCAGGCCGCGCTGGGTCGCCGGCAGGGTGGCGCCGGCCAGCACGAGCGTCGACTGGTCGTCGATCGCGGCGGACATGTCGGCCCTGTCGACCGATGTCGGCGGTTTGCCGCAGCTCGCGACGACCTCGACCTGCTCGCCGGCCACGGAGGAGGGCGGGCGCCGCAGCACCGCGGCCCCGTCGGCGTTGAAGAGCCGGCACGCCGACGAGAGCAGCCCGGGGAGGTCGTCGCTGGCGGTGAGCAGCGAGTGCGCGAGCACCGTGAGCGCGTCGGCCTCGGCCCGGGCGGCCCGGGCCTCCGCGGTCCGGCGGGCGGCGTTGTCGACGACGGTGGCGACGGCGATGCCGACGGCCACGAAGATCGCGATCGTGACGACGTTCTCCGGCTCGGCGATCGTGAGCGTGTAGAGCGGCGGGGTGAAGAGGTAGTTCAGCAGCAGCGCGCTCACCAGCGCCGACAGCACCGCCGGCACGAGCCCGCCGATCAACGCGGTCGCGACGACGACCATCATCAGCGACATCGCCTCGATGGGCAGGCCGTGCAGGTCCTGGGTGGCGTAGAGCAGGGCACTGAGCCCGACCGGCACGACGACCCCGACGGCGAAGCCGACGGCCCGGCGACGGACCCCGAGGTTGTCGGCCGGAGGTCGCATCGACGACTGACGGGCGTGGTCGTGCGACACGATGTGGACGTCGATGTCGCCCGAGCCCGCGACCACCCGCTCGCCGACCCCGGGCCGCAGCACCGTCGAGACCCGCCCGCGCCGGCTCGCCCCGATGACGACCTGGGTCGCGTTCTCCGCTCGCGCGAAGGCGAGGATCGCCTCCGCCGGGTCGTCGCCCACGACGGTGTGGAAGCTGCCGCCGAGCTCCTCGGCCTTGGTGCCGAGCGCGGCCAGCCCGTCGGGCGCGATCCCGCGCAGCCCGTCCTGCCGGGTGACGTACAACGCCTGCCACTCCCCGCCCGAGCGCCGGCTCGCGATCCGCGCCGCCCGCCGCATGAGCGTCGACGACTCCGGACCGCCGCTGACCGGTACGACGATCCGCTCGCGCGTCGCCCAGGTGGAGTCGATCTCGTGCTGGTCGCGGTAGCGCTCGAGGCCTTCGTCGACCCGGTCGGCCAGCCAGAGCAGCGCGAGCTCGCGCAGCGCGGTGAGGTTGCCCTCGCGGAAGTAGCGCGACAGCGCCGCGTCGATCTTGTCGGCGGCGTAGACGTTGCCGTGCGCCATCCGGCGCCGCAGCGACTGCGGGCTCATGTCGACCAGCTCGATCTGGTCGGCCGAGCGCACCACGTGGTCGGGCACGGTCTCGCGCTGCCGGACACCGGTCACCTGCTCGGTCACGTCGTTGAGCGACTCGAGGTGCTGGATGTTGATGGTGGTGACGACCTCGATGCCGGCGTCGCGCAGGATCTCGACGTCCTGCCACCGCTTGGTGTGCGCGCTGCCCGGCACGTTGGTGTGGGCGAGCTCGTCGACCAGCACCACCTCGGGACTGCGCTCGAGGACCGCCTCGAGGTCCATCTCCTCGAGGCGCGTCCCGCCGTGCTCGAGCGTGCGGCGCGGCACGACCTCGAGGCCCCCGACGGCCTGCTCGGTCTTCGCGCGGCCGTGCGTCTCGACGTACCCGACGACGACGTCGGTGCCGCGCTCGAGCCGGCGGTGGCCCTCGTCGAGCATGGCGTAGGTCTTGCCCACCCCGGGCGCCGCGCCCAGGTAGACGCGCAGCCGTCCTCTCTCCACGGGCTCAGTCTCCACCTGGACCGGAAGCAGCACCGGCGATCGCGAGGTTGAGCTCGAGCACGTTGACGCCCGGCTCGCCGAGGAAGCCGAGCCCGCGACCCTCGGTGGCGTCGTCGACCATCGCCTGCACGTCGTCCTCCGACAGGCCGTTGGCCGCGGCGACCCGGGCGACCTGGAGCTCGGCGTAGGCCGGCGAGATGTGCGGGTCGAGGCCGGATCCCGAGGCGGTGAGCGCGTCGGGAGGTACGTCGCCCGGCGCCACGCCCTCGCGCGCAGCGATCTCCGCCCGGCGATCGGCGATGGCCGCGACGAGGTCGGGGTTGCTGGGGCCGAGGTTGCTCGGGGCCGAGGCGAGGGTGTCGTAGTCGTTCGGGGAGGGCCGCGAGTGGAACCACTCGTCGCCGTCGAACTGCTGGCCGATCAGCCGGGAGCCGACGACGCGGCCGTCGAGGCTGACGGGCTGGCCGGAGGCCCGGTCACCGAACGGCTGGGCGGCGGCCCACACGGCGACGGGGTAGCCGACGCCGAGCAGGACGGTCATCACGAGGAGCAGGCGGAGCGCGGCGAGGGACTGGCGGAGGAGGTCGGCGAGCATGGCGATCGGGTTCCTGTTCACATTCCGGGGAGGGTCGAGACGAGCAGGTCGATGAGCTTGATCCCGACGAACGGCACGACGATGCCGCCGAGGCCGAAGACCAGGATGTTGCGGCGCAGCACCGAGGTCGCCGACGCGGCGCGGAAGCGCACGCCGCGCAGGGCGAGGGGGATCAGGGCCACGATCACGAGGGCGTTGAAGACGACCGCCGAGAGGATCGCGGACTGGGGCGACGACAGGCCCATCACGTTGAGCCGGTCGAGTGAGGGATAGGCCGTCACGAACATCGCCGGGATGATCGCGAAGTACTTCGCGACGTCGTTGGCGATCGAGAACGTCGTCAGCGCACCGCGCGTGATGAGCAGCTGCTTGCCGATCTCGACGATGTCGATGAGCTTCGTCGGGTCGGAGTCGAGGTCGACCATGTTGCCGGCCTCCTTGGCGGCGGCGGTGCCGCTGTTCATCGCGACACCGACGTCGGCCGCGGCCAGCGCAGGGGCGTCGTTCGTGCCGTCGCCGGTCATCGCGACCAGCCGCCCGCCCGACTGCTCGCGCTGGATGTAGGCCATCTTGTCCTCTGGCGTGGCCTCGGCGAGGAAGTCGTCGACCCCCGCCTCCGCGGCGATCGCCTGGGCGGTGAGGGCGTTGTCGCCGGTGATCATCACCGTCCGGATGCCCATCGACCGCAGCTCGGCGAAGCGCTCGGCCATCCCCTCCTTGACGACGTCCTTGAGGTGGATCACGCCGAGCACGGCACCGTGGCCGGCCGCGTCCTTGCGGCCGATCACCAGCGGCGTACCTCCCTCGCGGGAGATCTGCTCGACGATCCCGTGCACCTCCGACGGCTGCTCCACCCCGAGCCACGCGGCGATGGCGGAGCCGGCGCCCTTGCGGACCTGGGTCCCGTCGCCGAGGTCGACGCCCGACATCCGGGTCTGCGCGGTGAACTCGACGAAGCAGGCGTCGCCCGGGAGGAGGCGGTCGTCGGCGCCCTGCGTGAGGGCGAGCTCGACGACCGACCTCCCCTCGGGGGTCTGGTCGGCGAGGCTGGAGAGCCGCGCGGTGTCGCGGAGCTCGTCGTCGCCGACGCCGGGGGCCGCGACGAAGCGGCTGGCCTGCCGGTTGCCGTAGGTGATGGTCCCCGTCTTGTCGAGCAGCAGCGTGCTGACGTCACCCGCGGCCTCGACCGCGCGGCCCGACATGGCGAGCACGTTGACCCGCACCAGCCGGTCCATGCCGGCGATGCCGATCGCCGAGAGCAGCGCCCCGATCGTGGTGGGGATGAGGCAGACCAGCAGCGCGACCAGGACGACGAGGTCCTGCGGCGCACCGGCGTACGTCGCCATCGGCGCGAGCGTCGCGACCGCCGCCAGGAAGACGAGCGTCAGGCTGGCGAGCAGGATCGAGAGCGCGACCTCGTTGGGCGTCTTGCGGCGCGAGGTGCCCTCGACCAAGGCGATCATCTTGTCGAGGAACGTCTCGCCGGCCGCCGCGGTGATGCGGACGACGATCCGGTCGGACAGCACGCGCGTCCCACCCGTCACCGCCGACCGGTCGCCGCCGGCCTCCCGGATGACCGGGGCGGACTCGCCGGTGATGGCCGACTCGTCGACCGAGGCGATGCCCTCGACGATGTCACCGTCGCCGGGCACGATCTCGCCGGCCTCGACCACCACGTGGTCGCCGACCCTCAGCTGGGTCGCCGCGACCTCGGTCTCGGTGCCGTCGTCGGCCAGGCGCCGGGCGACGGTGTCGGTGCGGGTGGCGCGCAGCGAGGCGGCCTGTGCCTTGCCACGGCCCTCCGCGACCGCCTCGGCGAGGTTGCCGAAGAGCACGGTCAGCCAGAGCCAGGCGGCGATCGAGACGGTGAAGATGCTCGGGTCGCCGACAGCGGCGACCGTGGTGACCACCGAGCCGAGCAGCACCAGGAACATCACGGGCGAGCGCCACATGTGGCGCGGGTCGAGCTTGCGGACGGCTTGCGGGAGCTGGGTCCCGGCCTGCGTCAGGAGGGCGTTCATGCGAGGGCCTCTGCGATCGGTCCGAGGGCGAGCGCCGGGAAGTAGGTGAGGCCGGTCATGATCACGATGACGCCGACCAGCATCCCGACGAAGAGGGGGGTGTGGGTGGGGAGCGTGCCGGCGGTCGCGGGCACCTTGCCCTGCTCGGCGAGCGAGCCCGCGAGCAGCAGCACCAGCACGATCGGCAGCAACCGCCCGAGCAGCATCGCGAGGCCGAGGGTGACCTGGAAGAAGTCCGAGGTCACCGTGATCCCGCCGAACGCGCTGCCGTTGTTGTTGGCCGCCGAGGTGTAGGCGTAGAGCACCTCGCTGAAGCCGTGGCCGCCCGGGTTGCCCATCGCGTCGCCGGTGCTGCCGCGGGCGATGGCGGCCCCGGTGCCGACGAGGACGAGGGCCGGGGTGGTCAGCGTGTAGAGCGCGACGTAGGTCATCTGCCTCGCGCTGATCTTCTTGCCGAGCAGCTCGGGCGTCCGGCCGACCATGAGGCCGGCGACGAAGACGGTCAGGATCGCCATCACGAGGATGCCGTAGATGCCGGCACCGACGCCGCCGGGGACGATCTCGCCGAGCATCATGTTGACGAGCACCGTCCCGCCACCGGCCGGGGTGAGGGAGTCGTGGGAGGCGTTGACCGCGCCCGTGGACGTCCCCGTCGTGGCGACCGCGAAGAGCGCCGTCGCCCACTCGCCGAAGCGGGTCTCCTTGCCCTCCATCGCGGCGCCCGCGGCCTGCCCGGCGACGGAGTGGGCGCCGGCCTCGGCCCACGTGGTGACGACCAGGGAGACGGTCCAGAGCAGGCCCATCACCGCCAGCACCGCGCGGCCCTGGCGGCGGTTGCCGAGCATCGTGCCGAGGGTGCGGGTGAGCGCGACCGGCAGCACGAGGATCAGGAACACCTCGAGGAAGTTGGTGAGCGCGGTCGGGTTCTCGAAGGGGTGCGCGGAGTTGGCGTTGAAGAAGCCGCCGCCGTTGTTGCCGAGCTCCTTGATCGCCTCCTGGCTCGCGACCGGGCCGCCGGTGAGCACCTGCGAGTGCCCGGCCAGCGTGGTGACCGTGGTGTCGGTGAAGCTCTGCACCACGCCGCCCGCGAGGAGCAGGATCGCCGCGACGAACGACAGCGGCAGCAGGATCCGCACGGTCGCGCGGGTCAGGTCGACCCAGAAGTTGCCGAGGGTGCCGCTGCGCTGGCGGACGAAGCCGCGGATCAGCGCGACGGCGATCGCGATGCCGACGGCCGCGCTCAGGAAGTTCTGGACGGCCAGGCCCGCCATCTGCGCGGTGAAGCCGAGCGTCGACTCACCGGCGTACGACTGCCAGTTGGTGTTGGTGACGAAGGAGATCGCGGTGTTGAACGACATCCACCACGGCATCCCGGGCAGGTCGCGGCTCATCGGGAGCGCGGCCTGGCCGAGCAGGATCGCCATCAGGACGACCACGCTGACGAGGCTGAACCCGACGGCGCTGGTGGCGTACGACCGCGCCCCCTGCTCGGCGCCCGGGTCGACCCCGGTCAGCCGGTAGACGACGCGCTCGACGCGCAGGTGGCGGGTGCTGGTGAAGACGCGCGCCATGTAGTCGCCGAGCGGGGCGTACGCCGCTGCGAGCAGGGCGACGAGGACGGCGATGGTGAGGAGTCCGGAGGTCGTGTCGCTCACTCGAAGCGCTCCGGGAAGACGAGGGCTGCAAGGACGTAGAGCGCGATGACGACCACCGCGACCACGAGCAGGCTGCTGGAGAGGGACATGCCCCCACCGTCACCCCGCCCGAGCGCCTCCGGCCCGGTCTTGTCGCCGTCTTAACGGGCCTTGACGCCCGTTTGTCGAGGCTCAGGGGCGGGCGTGCTCGATCGCTTCCTCCTCCTCCGGCGAGAGCTGCTGCTCGCAGGTCCACGACGAGACCGACTTGGCGTAGGTGCGGGCCTCGCTGCGACCGTGGATCGAGGTGAGCACGACGCCGTGGCCGGCGTCGTCGAGCACGGCGAGGCTCCAGCTGAGGTGTCCGCCGACGTCGCCGAACGCGTCGTAGCGCACGACCGAGAGGTGGCGCAGCGCGTCGCGGTTCTCCGCCTTGAGGGCCGCGACCTCCTGCCGGAGGCCGTGGACGTCCTCGGGCAGCGCCTCGACGTCGGCG
This genomic interval carries:
- the kdpB gene encoding potassium-transporting ATPase subunit KdpB, coding for MNALLTQAGTQLPQAVRKLDPRHMWRSPVMFLVLLGSVVTTVAAVGDPSIFTVSIAAWLWLTVLFGNLAEAVAEGRGKAQAASLRATRTDTVARRLADDGTETEVAATQLRVGDHVVVEAGEIVPGDGDIVEGIASVDESAITGESAPVIREAGGDRSAVTGGTRVLSDRIVVRITAAAGETFLDKMIALVEGTSRRKTPNEVALSILLASLTLVFLAAVATLAPMATYAGAPQDLVVLVALLVCLIPTTIGALLSAIGIAGMDRLVRVNVLAMSGRAVEAAGDVSTLLLDKTGTITYGNRQASRFVAAPGVGDDELRDTARLSSLADQTPEGRSVVELALTQGADDRLLPGDACFVEFTAQTRMSGVDLGDGTQVRKGAGSAIAAWLGVEQPSEVHGIVEQISREGGTPLVIGRKDAAGHGAVLGVIHLKDVVKEGMAERFAELRSMGIRTVMITGDNALTAQAIAAEAGVDDFLAEATPEDKMAYIQREQSGGRLVAMTGDGTNDAPALAAADVGVAMNSGTAAAKEAGNMVDLDSDPTKLIDIVEIGKQLLITRGALTTFSIANDVAKYFAIIPAMFVTAYPSLDRLNVMGLSSPQSAILSAVVFNALVIVALIPLALRGVRFRAASATSVLRRNILVFGLGGIVVPFVGIKLIDLLVSTLPGM
- the kdpC gene encoding potassium-transporting ATPase subunit KdpC, with the translated sequence MNRNPIAMLADLLRQSLAALRLLLVMTVLLGVGYPVAVWAAAQPFGDRASGQPVSLDGRVVGSRLIGQQFDGDEWFHSRPSPNDYDTLASAPSNLGPSNPDLVAAIADRRAEIAAREGVAPGDVPPDALTASGSGLDPHISPAYAELQVARVAAANGLSEDDVQAMVDDATEGRGLGFLGEPGVNVLELNLAIAGAASGPGGD
- a CDS encoding response regulator → MTFVLVVDDDPAMRRTLTINLRARDYEVETAGDGRSALQVVDERMPDVVLLDLGLPDLDGVSVLAQLRSFTQVPVIVVSARTESDDKVEALDLGADDYITKPFSIEELLARIRVTTRRTGREEPDLVVEVDGLRLDLTDSRAWRDGSEVHLTPTEWRIVEVLARRRGRLVRQAELLREVWGPAYDTQTNYLRVHMAGIRRKLEADPGRPVVFLTEPGMGYRFVG
- the kdpA gene encoding potassium-transporting ATPase subunit KdpA is translated as MSDTTSGLLTIAVLVALLAAAYAPLGDYMARVFTSTRHLRVERVVYRLTGVDPGAEQGARSYATSAVGFSLVSVVVLMAILLGQAALPMSRDLPGMPWWMSFNTAISFVTNTNWQSYAGESTLGFTAQMAGLAVQNFLSAAVGIAIAVALIRGFVRQRSGTLGNFWVDLTRATVRILLPLSFVAAILLLAGGVVQSFTDTTVTTLAGHSQVLTGGPVASQEAIKELGNNGGGFFNANSAHPFENPTALTNFLEVFLILVLPVALTRTLGTMLGNRRQGRAVLAVMGLLWTVSLVVTTWAEAGAHSVAGQAAGAAMEGKETRFGEWATALFAVATTGTSTGAVNASHDSLTPAGGGTVLVNMMLGEIVPGGVGAGIYGILVMAILTVFVAGLMVGRTPELLGKKISARQMTYVALYTLTTPALVLVGTGAAIARGSTGDAMGNPGGHGFSEVLYAYTSAANNNGSAFGGITVTSDFFQVTLGLAMLLGRLLPIVLVLLLAGSLAEQGKVPATAGTLPTHTPLFVGMLVGVIVIMTGLTYFPALALGPIAEALA
- a CDS encoding ATP-binding protein, which translates into the protein MERGRLRVYLGAAPGVGKTYAMLDEGHRRLERGTDVVVGYVETHGRAKTEQAVGGLEVVPRRTLEHGGTRLEEMDLEAVLERSPEVVLVDELAHTNVPGSAHTKRWQDVEILRDAGIEVVTTINIQHLESLNDVTEQVTGVRQRETVPDHVVRSADQIELVDMSPQSLRRRMAHGNVYAADKIDAALSRYFREGNLTALRELALLWLADRVDEGLERYRDQHEIDSTWATRERIVVPVSGGPESSTLMRRAARIASRRSGGEWQALYVTRQDGLRGIAPDGLAALGTKAEELGGSFHTVVGDDPAEAILAFARAENATQVVIGASRRGRVSTVLRPGVGERVVAGSGDIDVHIVSHDHARQSSMRPPADNLGVRRRAVGFAVGVVVPVGLSALLYATQDLHGLPIEAMSLMMVVVATALIGGLVPAVLSALVSALLLNYLFTPPLYTLTIAEPENVVTIAIFVAVGIAVATVVDNAARRTAEARAARAEADALTVLAHSLLTASDDLPGLLSSACRLFNADGAAVLRRPPSSVAGEQVEVVASCGKPPTSVDRADMSAAIDDQSTLVLAGATLPATQRGLLNAYAAYAKVMDDRRLATLAEVERLRLTEVDRTRTALLQAVSHDLRNPLAAVKVSVDSLRSTDVAWSDEDRDGLLETIEESTDRLIALVGNLLDMSRISTGSVSVVLREVGLADAVRTSLAPLDGGSRIEVDVDAGLLVMADAGLLDRVLANICENALKYTPAAADVRVDAAADGQRVVVRIADSGPGVADQDRDRLFAPFQRFGDVPEKDGVGLGLAVARGLTEAMGGTIATEETPGGGLTFVLELEGAP
- a CDS encoding potassium-transporting ATPase subunit F, producing the protein MSLSSSLLVVAVVVIALYVLAALVFPERFE
- a CDS encoding DUF4446 family protein encodes the protein MLDVVAVVLAAVACALAALALRRTTTRTAGADVEALPEDVHGLRQEVAALKAENRDALRHLSVVRYDAFGDVGGHLSWSLAVLDDAGHGVVLTSIHGRSEARTYAKSVSSWTCEQQLSPEEEEAIEHARP